Proteins from one Colias croceus chromosome 22, ilColCroc2.1 genomic window:
- the LOC123701977 gene encoding putative nuclease HARBI1, producing the protein MMVPYTGKKAGYRKQYVKNKPKKWGYKIFVRAGVSGFVYDLIIYGGEDTFRLANLSPVESSFGLGAKIVVALCKTILNPAYNINIPESVSESNTEKVEESENLFTEYERFCISTIMKIIYLSELADTLCKYALPAARGRPSTSSLSSTSQGPPPKIRRGKECQTLPPLEVRLDQMDHSQIRTETRAYAKEVIDLIRVDIEHATKGGFCAELQVCTALRTWARQEIQDDAADIHGMSQQSITNICRRVATALARKAALFIYMPRTLEEEEEVIAGFRRICGFRNVVGAIDCTHIKIKKIGGESAQYYINRKGYYSLNVQVVCDSRLVIRDIVAHWRGSTHDSRIFRESRIKQRFENGEFHGRLLGDAGYGLTNYLFTPVQNPTNPKEEAYNKAHIHTRNTVERCFGVWKQRFRCLLHGFSVSLENVKLYKVALAVLHNIAIKMGENVDLIELGNPSFNDQPQDARGRGDARGEAARQLFINSYF; encoded by the exons ATGATGGTGCCCTATACAGGGAAAAAAGCTGGTTATCGCAAACAATACGTTAAAAACAAGCCAAAAAAGTGGGGCTACAAGATTTTTGTAAGAGCAGGAGTATCTGGTTTTGTTTATGACTTGATTATATACGGCGGCGAAGATACTTTCCGTTTAGCTAATTTGTCACCGGTAGAATCGTCTTTTGGGTTGGGTGCTAAAATCGTAGTGGCTTTATGTAAAACCATACTGAACCCGGCTT ATAATATCAACATACCGGAATCTGTTTCTGAATCGAATACAGAGAAAGTTGAAGAATCAGAGAATTTATTTACCGAATATGAAAGATTCTGCATTTCAACAATAATGAAAATCATTTACCT GTCGGAACTGGCCGATACGCTGTGCAAGTATGCTCTTCCTGCTGCCAGAGGGCGCCCGAGCACTAGCAGCCTATCCAGTACATCACAAGGGCCACCACCTAAAATCCGAAGGGGTAAAGAGTGCCAAACATTGCCTCCACTTGAAGTCAGATTGGATCAAATGGATCACAGCCAGATAAGGACAGAAACCCGAG CTTACGCGAAAGAAGTCATTGATTTAATTCGAGTCGATATCGAACATGCCACCAAGGGTGGCTTCTGTGCAGAGCTTCAAGTCTGTACAGCATTGAGGACATGGGCGCGACAAGAAATACAAGATGATGCTGCAGACATTCACGGCATGAGTCAGCAGTCTATTACGAATATATGCCGTAGAGTTGCCACCGCTCTAGCTAGGAAAGCAGCGCTATTTATTTACATGCCACGAACTTTGGAAGAAGAGGAAGAAGTTATAGCAGGATTCCGAAGAATATGTGGCTTCAGAAATGTGGTAGGTGCAATAGATTGcacacatataaaaattaaaaaaattggtggGGAGAGCGCACAGTactatataaatagaaaaggaTACTACTCACTAAACGTGCAAGTAGTTTGTGATTCAAGACTGGTAATTCGGGATATTGTTGCACATTGGAGGGGCAGTACGCATGATTCCCGAATTTTCAGAGAAAGCCGGATTAAGCAAAGGTTTGAAAATGGAGAATTCCATGGCCGTTTATTGGGTGATGCCGGGTATggcttaacaaattatttgtttacacCTGTACAAAATCCTACTAACCCCAAGGAAGAGGCCTACAACAAGGCTCACATACACACAAGAAACACGGTGGAAAGGTGTTTTGGTGTGTGGAAGCAAAGATTCCGTTGTCTACTGCATGGATTTAGTGTGTCATTAGAAAACGTGAAACTCTATAAAGTAGCACTAGctgtattacataatattgcaATCAAAATGGGTGAAAACGTTGATTTAATAGAGTTAGGAAATCCTTCTTTCAATGATCAACCTCAAGATGCAAGGGGTCGAGGTGATGCAAGAGGTGAGGCTGCGAGacaattattcatcaactcATATTTTTGA
- the LOC123701795 gene encoding uncharacterized protein LOC123701795 translates to MEKINNIHTSEQKKRKRSANWDSLEKNLLRSCVAEFVDVIENKNTDTNTNKAKNAAWKKITERFNELNNKPRTIIEIKQQWRIAKSDAKQKFSIYKNARSETGGGPKPPISDPVTSQMIDMIPKEFEVDFNHFDSDGIIVELQDNKKGACEAPIL, encoded by the exons atggaaaaaataaataatatccacACTTCTGAACAAAAGAAGAGGAAACGTTCTGCAAATTGGGATTCGTTGGAAAAG aatttaCTACGGAGTTGTGTCGCCGAGTTTGTAGAcgttattgaaaataaaaataccgaCACAAATACGAACAAAGCCAAAAACGCTGCTTGGAAGAAAATAACAGAACG ATTTAATGAACTTAACAACAAGCCACGTAccattatagaaataaaacagcAGTGGCGGATAGCGAAATCAGATGCAAAACAAaagttttcaatttataaaaatgcacGTAGCGAAACTGGAGGTGGACCGAAACCACCTATCTCAGACCCTGTAACTAGTCAAATGATTGACATGATACCTAAAGAATTTGAAGTAGACTTTAATCACTTTGATAGTGATGGCATCATAGTGGAGTTACAA GACAATAAAAAAGGTGCATGTGAAGCACCCATCCTTTAA